In the Terriglobales bacterium genome, one interval contains:
- a CDS encoding 2,3,4,5-tetrahydropyridine-2,6-dicarboxylate N-succinyltransferase gives MHPLQAGIERLYAMGTEAKNVSGARNVFLDFREALSRGEVRAAEKTDNGWKVNVWVKQGILLGFRLGELQEMGDFELSFVDKDTFPVRQFRVEDQVRVVPGGSSIRSGAYVAPSVVCMPPMYINTGAYVDEETLVDSHALVGSCAQVGKRVHISAAAQLGGVLEPVNASPVIIEDDVLIGGNCGVYEGTQVGARVVLGAGTILTRSTPLFDLVQGEVYRATAEKPLCVPEGAVVVPGSRSVNRGKAAEWGLSVYTPVIVKYRDEKTDRNVELEDILR, from the coding sequence ATGCATCCGCTGCAAGCAGGAATTGAACGTCTCTATGCTATGGGCACGGAGGCGAAAAACGTATCGGGGGCGCGCAATGTGTTCCTCGACTTCCGGGAAGCCCTTTCTCGCGGCGAGGTGCGCGCTGCCGAAAAAACGGACAATGGCTGGAAAGTGAATGTCTGGGTCAAGCAGGGAATTCTGCTGGGTTTTCGACTAGGCGAACTCCAGGAGATGGGCGACTTCGAGCTCTCCTTCGTCGATAAGGATACTTTTCCCGTGCGTCAATTTCGCGTGGAAGACCAGGTGCGTGTGGTTCCAGGAGGTTCCTCGATCCGCAGCGGTGCCTATGTTGCCCCCAGCGTGGTCTGCATGCCGCCCATGTATATCAATACCGGGGCCTACGTGGATGAAGAGACACTGGTGGATTCGCATGCACTGGTGGGCTCCTGCGCCCAGGTAGGTAAACGCGTCCACATCAGTGCCGCTGCCCAGCTCGGTGGCGTATTGGAACCGGTGAATGCTTCGCCGGTGATCATCGAGGATGATGTGCTGATCGGGGGCAACTGCGGCGTGTATGAGGGAACCCAGGTAGGCGCGCGGGTGGTGTTAGGAGCAGGAACTATACTCACACGCTCTACGCCTCTGTTTGACCTGGTGCAGGGAGAGGTCTACCGCGCCACAGCAGAGAAGCCTCTATGCGTGCCCGAGGGAGCGGTGGTGGTGCCGGGATCGCGGTCAGTGAATCGAGGGAAAGCGGCGGAGTGGGGCCTCTCGGTTTATACGCCGGTGATTGTTAAGTATCGCGACGAGAAAACCGATCGCAACGTAGAACTGGAAGACATTCTTCGCTAG